The genomic segment AAAGCGCAGAAGCGATATTAGCAGGATCCCCCATTTTCACCATATATTAAGACTTTTTCAACGGCCCAGGGGCTAGCGGCTGGAGTCTAGATAATAAAAAACCACTCCAGAGGCGTTTACTGGAGTGGTTACTTATGAGGACGACAGTCACCTACGTGAGTCAAATCCCTATTGGAATGATGTACATACCTGTTTCTTTATCGTTTTTCACAACAACATCAACCCCGTAAATTTCTTTTACAGTTTGAACGGTGATAACTTCACTAGGTGTACCTTTGGCAACGATTTTTCCATCTTTCATCGCAATAATGATGTCACTATAACGTATCGCCTGATTAATATCGTGTAAAACCATGACGATTGACATACCATGTGTGCGATTTAAACCCTTGATCAGTTCCAACAATTCATATTGGTAATAAATATCAAGATAAGTCGTCGGTTCATCTAATAGCAGGAAGGGTGTTTTTTGCGCTAGCGCCATCGCAATCCAAACGCGCTGCATTTGACCTCCAGACAATTCGTCAATTGGTACTGTTCGCTTATCTGTCAGATTGGTACACGCGAGCGCCCACTCAATTGCCTGTTGGTCGTCATCTGTCGCTGAAGTGAACAAACTCTTATATGGAATCCGGCCATAACCCGTTAGTTTTTCGACGGTCATATCGGATGGGGCATTATTTTGCTGATGCACAACGGCTAATTTTTTCGCCAGTTCCTTCGGTTTAAAATCAGAGAGTGCTTTGCCCTCTAATAGAACTTGTCCACTTTGCGGATGATTATTATTGGCCATCACGCTAAGTAGTGTCGATTTCCCACAACCATTTGGCCCGATAATCGTCGTCACTTTCCCACTATCAATCGTACTGTTGACGCCATGCAACGTATTTACTTTTTTATCGTAGGAGAAAGTAATAGCCTTAATGTCCATAAATACGATCACTCTTTCTCAGCAAGAATATGAGGAAAGGTCCCCCGATGACAGCCATAATGATAGATGCCGGGATTTCATTGGGTGCTATAATTGTTCGGCCTAACGTATCCGCCGTTAAGATCAGCAAGGCCCCTGCCAGTGCTGAAAACGGAATTAGCACTTTGTGGTCCGTTCCCACCAATGACCGTCCAATATGAGGTATAAGCAAGCCAACAAAAGCAAATAGACCTGCAACTGCAGTTGCAACTGAAGCAAGCAGAACAGCCACTAACGAAATCACTAATCTCGCTAGATTTACATTAACCCCTAAATTTTTCGCAGTCTTATCATCTAACGCCAAGTAATTGCACCACGAATAAACGACAAACGACAACACGAGGCCAATCGTTCCATATAAAATAAGTACATCGACATCACTCCACTTTTTCATCGTAAGCGTTGAGGTCATCACTTGACTCATCGATTGTGTAAGTGCACTTCCGCTAAAACCAAGTCCTTGGCTCAGCCCTGTGAATAAGGCATTCACCGCTATTCCGATTAAAATCATGCGCAGTGGATCAAGCCCGGATCTCCAGGACAGTGAGTACACGAGGAAAAATGCCAAAGCTCCGCCCAAGAAAGCAAAAAGAGGAACGAAAAAGTACAGTGTCGGAAAAAAAGCGACTACAACTATGGACATAAACCCGGCACCCGCAGAAACACCAATTATTCCTGGGTCTGCTAATGGGTTACGCATTACTGCTTGCAATAGTACACCCGCCACGGATAAAGCTGCTCCTGCAAATAGAGCGATTAGAATTCGTGGAAGCCGTAAATCCTTAATGATAGCAACCTGATCATTTGTCCCCGTTATTAGTCCATGAATCAGTTCGTACGGCGTGACTTTAATACTTCCCATTAGTGCAGATTGAATGCTAACTAGTATGAGTAGAATAATGACGCTGATAAAACTGAGCGCCTTTTTATTTTTCCGTAACATTATTATCCCTGCCTTTAGTTTGGATACAACATTTTTTGCAGTTCGCCCAATGCTTCGACTGCTGCTAAACTGCCTGTTGTTCCAAATAGAAGTTCGTCTAAATCATAGACACGGTCATTTTTAACAGCTTCGAAATGTTGCCAAACGTCATTCGATTTGAACTCATCGTCAAACATTTGAATGACCTGTTCTGGCATACCATGTGAAGCTCTTAAAATGATATCCGGTTTTGCTTGCTGTAAGTATTCTGTATTAGAAGAAAGAAACTCTACTTTTTCTCCTGTAATGACATTTTTACCGCCGCTTCGCTTAACGAGGTCTCCGATATAGGAATGTTCTGTTGCAACTAGATAACTCCCTGGAATACCAAGTAAAATGAGCACAGTAGGCTGGGCTTTACCTTCTGATAGTTTATGAATTTCGGCAACTTTCTCTTCGAATTGATCGACAATCGCTTTCGCTTGTTTTTCGCGATCATACTTCTCACCTAAATGTAAGATTTCGCTGTGCATTGCGTCTATGCTTTCCAAATTTACATAAGTCATATCGATGTCACGTTCGTCAAACATCTCTTGCAAATCATATTTCAACGTTGTCACAGATAATATTTCTGTCGGTTTCAGTGACAAAAGCATTTCCATGTCTGGGCTCATCGGATTCCCGACCTCTTGTACATCGGTGTAGCGTTTCGGCAAGTCTTTGTAACTTGATGGTATCCCGACTAAATCGATTTCTAGGGCATCCATAATTTCCGTCAACGCAACCGTTGTAGCAACGATCCGCTCACCCGCTGGTTCGGTATTTTCTTCATTGGATGAAGTGCCTTTTTGGGACGAACAACCAGCTAGGACTACAGTAGCTAGAAGTATATAGAAAAGATTACGTGCTTTTCGCATGTTCATTAACAACTCCTTGTAGCTTATGTAAAAAAGGGTCTCGCTTTCGTTCTCAAGACCCGACTACCATGTACCTCTTACTTTTCAGTCCGTGTGCGCTGTCTCATAGCAAAGACAATAACTCCACCAAGAATAAGTATCGAGAAAATGACGATATACCATATAGATTTCGAATTCGACTCAGATATTGAATCTGCTTCAACTTCAGCCTCGTTTGCTTCATTCGTTACTTCAGATGACTCTTCTTCTTTTTCTGCCGCTGTTTGATCTTCGGCAACGATTTCTTCTTCACTCGCCACAGACTCAGCTTCTTCTTTCGATTGCTCAGTTTCAACAGTCGCTTTTTCTTCTGCGGTTGTAGCTGACTTTACACTTGCGACTTCTTTAGATTCTACTGGTTTCGCTTCGTTTTTTTCTTCAGTTTTCGTTTCTATTTTTGTTACAGCCTGTTTGTTTTCAACTGGCTTAGGTGTTGCAGTCGCCTTTTCCGTTACTGAAGGTTTGGGCGTTGGTTTCGGTGTTGGTTGTACTGGTTTAGGTGTTGGTTTAGACGCTGGAGGTGTTGCGGGCTGCCCGGCGACAGGCGCTAAAGGGATATTGGAACTGTTAAATTTGAAGCGGATATCGTATTTGTTGTCATATGTAAAACCGGGTATGCCCGTTACAATGACATGAATTTTGGCATTTACCAATTGCTCAATGTCTGTCACTTCAAATTTCACAACGCGTTTATCATTTGCCGTATCATTACTTACTACTTGTACATCGGCAAATCCACCGCCTGCTTGCACTTTAAAGTATTGCCACCAAGAACTGTTTTTCAATGTAACAACGGCATACGTTTTACCGTTTTGAACGATTACTTTCGCCGGACTAACCATATAGTCAGCTGTCGTCGATTGCTCATTACCTGTATCTTTTAACACTGTAAACGGAACCGTGTACTCGCCATCGGCATATTTGGAAGCCGCAGCTGCTTTGTCAGGTGCAAGTGTGGGAAGTATCGTAAATAAAGCGAATAATACTGTCATCATAAATACGGATTTTTTTTTCAAATCATTATCTCCTTTACCGAAAACATTTTAATCAGTACAACGCCGGCTGTCACAAATGGTGCAGTGACGCCGGCATTGATTGATTGTATAAAATTATTTTTGAAGTGTTTCGAGTAAGTAATAAACCATTTTAGAACCATGTGCGCGTGTCGCGTTTGCTTTTGGTTCGAATAGTTGTTTACCTTTTACTTCTTTACCGCCAATGATACCAAGACCAGCTGCCAAGTCGACAGATGTTTTTGCATATGCAGTAATGTCTTTCGCATCTGCAAACGCAACATCATTTTTCACGCCTTCTAGTACACTTGCATCTTTGTATTCAATTGCACGGATAATCATAGTAGCCATTTGTTGACGTGTGATTGCTTCATTCGGACGGAATTTCCCATCAGTTACGCTGATGATACCTGCACGGCTTGCCGCTTCAGCTTCGTAAACGATCCAGTCCATGTTTTTTGTTACGTCAGAGAATGTTCCTTTATAATCTTGTTTCGGAAGTTCAAGTGCACGTGACAATAGGATGGCAAATTGTGCTCTTGTAATTTGATCATTTGGAGCAAACGTTGTAGCCGTTTTTCCTTTAACGATTTGTTTTGATGCAAGTGACTCGATGTAAGGTTTTGCCCATGTTTTGTCGATATCTTTAAATGTTACGGGTACTACTTCAACAGGCGTTTCTACTTCTTCACCAGGTACTTCTTCTATTACAACTGGTTTAATAGTTGCTTTGTCAAAAGCAAGACGTACAGAATAGTTCCCTGTGTGGTTCGCTGCTGCTACAAATACTGTGAATTTAGCATTGATAATTGTTGATAAATCAGCTACTTCAAATTCAACAACTCTTGTGTTTGCTTCTACATCTGTTTTTACAACAGTTGTATCTACGAATTTACCAGCTTGTTCTACTTGGAAAGCTGTAATTTGTTCATTGTTCGTAAGTGTCATTGTAACAAGGTTTTTACCGTCTTTCACAGAAAGTGCTGCTGGTGTTTCAAGGTATCTAGTCATTGATGAATCTTTATCTTCTTCTTCATGCAATGCTTTGTAATCGATTGTATATGCACCGTCTTTAATTACTTCTGGTGCTGGTGTTACGGGTACTTCGGGAGTTTCCGGTTTTTCAGGAGTTACTTCCGGTACTTCCGGTACTTCTGGTACTACCGGAGTTTTGCTGTCATCGAATTTCAAACGGATATCATAGCTGTGGTCATACTCGCCTAAGCCTGGTACACCCGTTACGATAATATGGATTTTAGCATTCAATTCTTTACTAAGATCTTGAACTTCAAATTTAACAAGTCTAGTATCCGCTGCCTTATCTTCACTGATTACTTCTGCATCTGCGAAGTTTGTTTCTTTAAATGTACCTGGTTGTTTTGTTTGGACTTTCAGTGACTGCCACCACTTACTGCTTAATAATGTTACGTATGCGTAAGTTTTACCGTCTTCAACAACAATTTTCGCAGGGCTTTTCACATATTGAGCTGTTGCTGATTTATCATCATTTTCAACTTGCAATATATCAAGTGGTAGTTCAAATTCTTGTTTCACCGGTGTAGTTACTTCAGCTGCTTCGAATTGGCTAGCAGGTAGTACAGTAAATAGAACGAGTAGTGCTGAAAATAACATCATTAGTTGCTTTTTCATTCGTTAATCCCCTTTTAATGGTTTATTTTTTTACTTTCTTCGCGGAACTGAACTTGCGCACAAAAATAATCGCAATGATAGCGATTATTGCGAGCAATACATAAATAAGTGCTGTGCTACTTGTTGACTCATCTTTCTTTTCAATCGTGTCAACAGATTTTGATTCGGCAACAGGCGTATTAACAACAACCGCAGGAGCGTCTGTCAATTCCATCGTTTCTACATCTAGATTCAAACGGACCGAGTACTTGTGATCATACGACGGCTCCATCTCTTCAATGACAACATGCATTTGTAACAGCAACGGCTCTGTACTATCTCCGTCTACTTTAAATGCAATGACGCGCTTATCATTCTCAAGATCTTCACTGACCATATTCACGTCAGCAAATGATTCACCATTTGCCGATTTTATGAATTTAATCCATTTAGCATGGTTCACTGTGAATTGTAAATACTGCCCGTCTTTATCAATCGTCAGCGTTGCCGGTTTTTCAAAATAATCATTTGCAATCGATACGGAATCATTCTCAGCTTGCAACATTTCGTAGTCGACAACATATGTACCATCCGAGAGTTCGGCTGCGTGAGCATTAGGTGTATAAGAACCAAAAACAACACTAAAAAAAATGAGTAATGAAAGTGGTATGGTTAATCGATGTTTCAAAACACAATACCTCCTCCCTCCACACGGGAAGAATCCATAGTGAGAACAATTATCATCTATTACTCTTCCTATAATAGCTTATAGATTTGTGTTGTCAAACAACTTGCAAAGGCTTTCACAAACTGTTCACATGTGTGGTGACAGTCATCACAACAATCCTGACACAATTCAAAGAAAAACCCCCTCATTGTCAACTATGTGACATTAAGGGGGTTACTGATTTCTAAGGTTCGTTATGGTGTCACCGCATCCACTCTCTTCGCTTGGACTACAAGTCTATATTTGTTCGAGTTCGCAGGATAGCACGTAATTAGCGAGAGCAGCGCGACACCTTTTTTTCGGTCAAGGACATTCACTTCATTCGGCTTGACCACTTTCACATCAAACACTTCGAATTCCATGGATTCTTCAACTGTTTCATAAATGAAGCGAGTACCAACTTCAACTTCATGAAGACGATTAAAGAACGCACCAAACACATGGGCTTGGTGACCTGCGATAGCATAACTGCCATCTAACTCACCTGGCTCATCCATATCCGCTACAGCACCCAACGCTCTACTTAGGCTAACCGGATCAGCTCCATACAGCACTGGAGACTCTAGATTGATGACGGGAATGGACAATACCCCTTCAATTCCACTGGATTCTTGTTTTTCCCCACCAGAAGGTCCTTGTTCATCAGTTGTTATAGTCCTATCAAAATCGGCTTCCGCTTTGACCGAATCGAAAGCATCTAAAAGGTGGCTTTGCTGCTGTTTGCTAGTCATATTTCCCGCAATCAACCACACCAGCAAAAAAATGCTCGTCATAATCATAACGTTTCCAAGCCATTTCATTGTTTTTTTCATCTACGCATCCGCTCCCTTGCTCTTGAAATCACTTTGATTAATGAGCAAATCGACGGATACCCAGTCCAGTTGCAAGAAGAAGCAAGGCTAGTAAAGAAAGGATTATACTATCGAAAAACCCTCCCGTTTTTGGCAATACTTGTCCCATTCCATTGCTGGATGGAGGATTTTGGTTCATGCCAATTGTATCTATTGCAACAACTTCTGAAATGGCATTAGAACCAGTTGCGGCCCATACTATACCATCAGTTTCCTCCTCTGATGCTGAACTGGCACTATCTTCACTGTGTGTTATTCCGACTGTATCGTCACTTACGCCCTCTGTATTTTCATTCAGTGTAACTTCCTCGGTCACAGTACTCGGCGTTTGCTCCTCTATATTTACATTGGGTGACACACCATCTGCGTCAGAGCCTGGTTTTAAACCGGTCACATCTTCAGTCTTAGGTGGTGAAACTGTTTCTTCATTTTGGGTTGCGACATCTCCACCTTCATCTGGCGTTAAGCCAGTTGCATCATCTATAGGTGGAGTGAGTTCAGTATCTCCTTCGGTTAAACCGGGCTGCTCCACAGCAGCAACGGGCTGAATAGTTTCATTTGTTAGGATATCGACGTTGATATTTCCAATTGTATCGTTCCCAACAATTAATGAAACACCGCTATGTTTAGTAGATGTCATATTTCCATCTGTGTTCCTGTCTAGCGTAAGAACATCAACTGAAGTTTTATCTAATAACCCATCATCTAAATCGGATTGTAGCAAACCGGATGACAATGATGTAGTTTCCTCAGCGTTTTTATAGTGACTATCCAAAACGCCTGCATGTACTTCTCCGAGTACTGGCAGATCTTCTGCATTCAACTCTACTAATCCACCATCATACGATGAGGTTTCATCGCCTGACTGTGCATCTGAAAGAAGAACATCCAACTCGACTTCGTTTGTGATCGGCGTCGATAAGTCGATCGATGCGAGTGAGCTTTTGCTTGCAGCAGAGTTCTCATCTTGCATGCTGCTTTGCTCCACGACGGAGACATTCAGATCGTCGATTAGTCCACCAAGTGAATCGTCATCGGCTTGGATCAAACCAGATGACAATGATGTACTTTCCTCAGCGTTTTTATAGTGACTATCCAAAACGCCTGCATGTACTTCTCCGCGTACTGGCAGATCTTCTGCATTCAACTCCACTAATCCACCATCATACGATGAGGTTTCATCGCCTGACTGTGCATCTGAAAGAAGAACATCTAACTCGACTTCGTTTGTGATCGGTGTCGATAAGTTGACCGATGCGAGCGAGCTTTTGCTTTCCGCCGAGTTCTCGTCTTGCATACTGCTCTGTTCCACGACGGAGACATCCAGATCGTCGATTACCCCATTAGGATTGGTCAATTCTACAGTTGCAAGGGCAGATTTCTGTTGATTATCCTCTCCTACATCGCTGGTATTCGCAGAGACTGGACTTTTTGCTGGAATCTGTGCTTTCAGGTCTCCTAAAATTGGAACATTATCTGCTTGAATATCCACAATTGTTGCCTTATCTTCCTTGTCATTCAGTAGGTTAATATCCAAATTCAACGAGTTATCTTCTCCTGGTTCATCCGCATTCACAAATGAGGGGGAGAAGCTCAGTGTCAAGCACATCCCTAAAGTGACCCCAGTATACTTCATCCAATTGTTTTTCATTATTATTCCTCTCCTTTTTTATTATGTTTGTTTCACATTAAAAAAAGGAGTTTGTTGCGGCGGTTGCCCTGGAGGAGCATGTGTCCATTGAATCATCGCATGGTCATCTGATGCCATCCATTGCCTACCATTTGAAATAAGTAATAAAAATACATCAACTACTACCCCAAAACCTAAATCATTGTGTCCACTTATTTGTAATGGAGAAGTTGCTATTGAGGACATGGACGATGTTATGGTAGCTACCGAAAGATCTTTCCATTTTTGTCGGGGCTCGGTTGGCAGAGTAGACTTTTGATCCACCTCTTTTTGGAAGTTAACAGAGTCACCACCCGTATAATTTGTTAGTTGAGGCGCTACTATTTTCATAGAAACGAGATTTAAAGGATCTTTTGAAATAGGAAGAGCACTAACTATTTCCGATTCATCAGGAAGTCTATTCGGTCTATCACTAAGGCCTGTCTGTTCTTCCATTACAGGGTCCTCCTGTTTAATCAAATCAGTTGTTTCTTCCACTAGAATTATACGTGTTGCGTTTATTTGTCTTTGGTAGGATTTATCGCTCTCCATACTCATTGTTCCGCTATCATTTTGTGGTTCTTTACTTACCGTCTCGTTAGTCTCTACAACTGCATCTATTGGAGTACTGTCCGGATTTTTTTCTGTTTCATCTGCAACTGGTTTTACCTGAATTGGTAGAACCGAAGAAACCGTCTCCTTAACCGTATCTCCAACTTCCTTTACAACCGGGGTAACAACAGGGACAGTCGGCAATTCAGCTACAACAGAATCCACTGTCAGATTGACCGTTTTCAGCACTTCAGTCGTTGTTTGCTTCCCTAATTCTTTTACTCCTCCAACAACTGGAGCGACCACAGACATTTCCGGTAATTCATTTACGATAGAATCTACAGTATTCGTTACTTCAGTTGACGTAGTTCTAATCGTTTCAGTTACTGCTTCAGTCGTTTTTTCCACAACAGGTAAAGTGTTGTCAACCGTGTTTTCTAGTAAACTTTTTGTATTATTTAGTAGTGAAGATTCAGTCTCACTTTTCGCTGGCTCAGACAAACTCGTAACAGTCTGTTCTGTAAAAACAACTGTGTCTTTAACCGTTTCTCTAGCGCCATGCACCGACTCCTCTACTACCATTTCAATTGACTCTGTTGTGCTTTTTAACTCTGCACCGACATTCTTCAAAGTACCAGCCAATAAGCCGTCAGACTTTTCTACCGGCATTTTTTCACCATGAACAAAAGTTGGTGATACGAGAAAGAATGTTATACAAGTCACACAAACAATAAATATTTTCTTCACTCAATTCACCACCTTTCCAAAAACGACTTAGAGTTTTTTAATAATTCATTTATATACAGATACCCTTTGTTAAATCTACCAAACTACTTAAATGACAATAATAAATTCAGATTAATTTCGTAATAAGTGAAACCTTTCTGGAATATACTCGTAAATGGTAGTATACTTACAACTTAGTAGGTTTTTTACCAATAATTTGATGGGGGTTTTATTTCAATGAAGAAGATTATTACATGGGCATTGGCGTTCGTTTTCGCACTATCGTTCGCATTGCCACACGGATCAGCGGCTGCACAATCATCCGCAATGAAGTTAGTAGTAGATGGCGTCGAGGTTACTAGCTACGAGCAACCCTTTATGTCACACGATCAAGTTTTAATTCCGGTGGAAGATTTGTTTAAGGAAGCTGGCTATAAAGTTGCTAAGGACAAATCAGGTAAAGTTAACGTAACAAACACGTACTTGACTGTTGATTTCAATGCAGCTGCAAGTTCGATTGAAGTAGACGGCAAGAAAGCGGACACTGAATTCCCTCTTACTTTGCAAAACGCAGGAAACTATGTTTCTGGTGAGTTTTTAGCAACTTTAGAAGGTTTTGAAGTTGAAGTTTCTGAAGATCAAAAAACGGTTACCGTTACGACAAACCGTGTACAAGACGTCGCTGCATTCTTAGCAAAATCAGCTGCAGCTGACTTGAAAAGTGTTTCTTCAGCATTAACAATGGACATGAAAATGGAGTCATCTCTTGAAGAAAATGAAGCAATCAGCATGCTTATGGATATCAAGATGGACCAAATCAACGAGCCACTATCATTCTATACAATTACTAAAGCATCAACAGACTTTGCCGGCGAAGCAATTGAAGATATTTCTTCTATGTACCTCACAAAAGATGGTTATTTCCAACAAATCGGTGATGTATGGGTCAAGCATGATGATGAACTAACAAAAGGTTTACTTGATCTTTCAACACAAACAGATCTACTTGCACAATTAGAAGAGCTACAAAAGAAATTCACTAAAGGCGTTAACATCTTTGAATACGATGATGTATATGTAATGACACAAACTATTTCTAACGAAGAATTCGCTTCTATGATGGAAGAAGTAACTTCTTTACTTCTAGGATCAGGCTTAACTGAACCAGTTGTATCAGAAGATGTAAAAGCTACTCCTGTAACTGAAGAAGCTAAAACTGAAGAAACGAAAGTTATCGAAGAAGTAACTGTAGAAGCTACTGAAGAAGCAGTTGTCGTTGAAGAAGAGGCTACTGAGGGAGAAATTACTGAAGAAGTAGTTGGTCTTGAGGGTCTAGATTTCAACATCGAGGAATTCTATGTTGTTTCTACAATCGATAAAAAGACATTGTTCCCACTTGATACATCTGCAGTTGCAAATATTACAATGACGGTGGATGAGGATACAATCTCTATCAAATTACTTCTTGAAGGAACGTTCAGCAACTTTAACGCAGTTAAAGAAATCAAAGTTCCTGCTGATGTTATCAAAAAAGCAATCAGCATGGAAGAGTATATGAAACAGTTAGAGTTGGAGTTTGAAAAAGCTGAGGCTTTGAAGAAGTAAGTAGGTAAATAGGAAAAGCGGAACGAGCTCTGGGTGAGCTTGTTCCGCTTTTTTGTGCATATTTTATTTATTGAGACAAAATACTATTATCTTCTGTCAATGAGCTGTACAAATGGCAACTCATTCGCGAAGACAGTGTCTTTGATGTCCACATTATTAGCCGTATCTGTATTTATATAAGAAAAGTCTGCACTATTAATAATCTCGTTTATCATGTTAGTAATTTCTTCAAATGAAGCGTTTTCTCTATTCATTCCCAATAATTCCTTACTCACGACTAATCTTTTCTCTTTTCCAAGGTTAATATATTCTTCAGCACTTAACTCGCATAATGCATTGTCTACTAAATCATGTTTGTTTGTAGTCGCTAGTATTCTTAAAAAGTCCTGTTCTACAATCTCATTCTTTGGTAGTTCATTCTTGTAACAGTTTAGTTTATGTTCAAGCAAAGAACGGTGAGGACCGTGCCCACACAATGATATAGTAGATAGCAATTGATCGATTTCTACAGGATTAATTGCTTCTTTCATTTCTAGAACAGAAATGAATTCTCCCACTTTTTGCAAATCAATTAAACTCTTTAACCTAAACTCATATTCTTCTTTGTTATCGTCATAATAATAAAGGGAAATCAGAGAAGCTAGAGGTGTTATGTCCTCTATACTTAATTCAATTTTACTTTCTAAGTTAGTCAATAAAAGCTCAATATCCTTTGTTAAAATATTTTTTTCAACAAATGGGGTTATTGATAATTTATTGAAATCGATATTAGATGAATTAAAACCTATTTCACTTAATATTAGTTCAGTTGCTTCTGAAAACATATAAAAACCACCTTTGCTTGAAAATAAACTAAAAAGTAATAAAAGATAGAGACGCGCTGTTAATAAACAGCAGCGTCTCTATTTAAAGTATTATTATTTATTTAAAATTTTTGCAACTGCAGCAGCTACATAATCATTCGCTTGTTTGATAGTAGTAACTTTATCTATCCCAGCGAAGTTAAGTGCAACAACTACTCCAGCAGTATCTGTTTTAGTTAATTTATTTACTTCTTCAGCTACAGCAAGTTTTTGAGTTGCATCCAAAGCCACATATGTTGGATACGCAAACGTATCTAAAGTTGTTTTAGTTGAAATGTTAGTAGCAGTAGCTAAATTGCCAATTGCATTAAAGCTATCAAGTTTAACTTTATGATCAGCCATTGCAACCCCTATAGCCGTAACTACAAGGTTAGCATCTAATTTAGTCGCTAATGTAGAACGTTTATCAATAACTAGTTGTGCAACTTCAAGTTTAACTTGAGATGAAGCGTTAAGATAATCTGTACTAACAGGGCTAGTTACACCTGAAGCAATCTCAGTTAATGCATCACGTACTTGAGCTACAGTAGCAGATGTATCTTTTACTGTTGCAAGATTTGCTGTAGCGTTATTCGTTCCATTAACGCTAGTAATAATAGCAGTAACTTGAGCAGCTGTTGTTTTACCTTTAGCTTTTAGTGCATCACGATATTGGATTAAAGACGTATCGCTAACTTTAGTCATATCAAATTTGTCAGCTGTATGGCTCGTTACATCAGCCAATTTTTGAAGAGTAGCTTTTACTTCAGCAGCCGTACTTGTTTCTGTTAATGCATTAATTGAATCTGTAGCAGATTTTAATGCAGCAGTGTCAGCAGCTGTTACAACAGCTGTTTTCAAAGCTGCTACTGTTGTAGTACCAGTAATTGTAGTTGCAGGTGCATTTTTAGCTGTTAGGTATTCAGCTTTCAAGTTTGCATTCAATGCTGTAGCAGGTAGGTTAACGCTGTCTAGCTCAGAAAGTCTCACTAATGCATTGTATACAGTCGCAGCTGTCGTTGCTTCTTTAACT from the Sporosarcina psychrophila genome contains:
- the isdE gene encoding heme ABC transporter substrate-binding protein IsdE, whose protein sequence is MNMRKARNLFYILLATVVLAGCSSQKGTSSNEENTEPAGERIVATTVALTEIMDALEIDLVGIPSSYKDLPKRYTDVQEVGNPMSPDMEMLLSLKPTEILSVTTLKYDLQEMFDERDIDMTYVNLESIDAMHSEILHLGEKYDREKQAKAIVDQFEEKVAEIHKLSEGKAQPTVLILLGIPGSYLVATEHSYIGDLVKRSGGKNVITGEKVEFLSSNTEYLQQAKPDIILRASHGMPEQVIQMFDDEFKSNDVWQHFEAVKNDRVYDLDELLFGTTGSLAAVEALGELQKMLYPN
- a CDS encoding ABC transporter ATP-binding protein, with amino-acid sequence MDIKAITFSYDKKVNTLHGVNSTIDSGKVTTIIGPNGCGKSTLLSVMANNNHPQSGQVLLEGKALSDFKPKELAKKLAVVHQQNNAPSDMTVEKLTGYGRIPYKSLFTSATDDDQQAIEWALACTNLTDKRTVPIDELSGGQMQRVWIAMALAQKTPFLLLDEPTTYLDIYYQYELLELIKGLNRTHGMSIVMVLHDINQAIRYSDIIIAMKDGKIVAKGTPSEVITVQTVKEIYGVDVVVKNDKETGMYIIPIGI
- a CDS encoding NEAT domain-containing protein; translated protein: MKKKSVFMMTVLFALFTILPTLAPDKAAAASKYADGEYTVPFTVLKDTGNEQSTTADYMVSPAKVIVQNGKTYAVVTLKNSSWWQYFKVQAGGGFADVQVVSNDTANDKRVVKFEVTDIEQLVNAKIHVIVTGIPGFTYDNKYDIRFKFNSSNIPLAPVAGQPATPPASKPTPKPVQPTPKPTPKPSVTEKATATPKPVENKQAVTKIETKTEEKNEAKPVESKEVASVKSATTAEEKATVETEQSKEEAESVASEEEIVAEDQTAAEKEEESSEVTNEANEAEVEADSISESNSKSIWYIVIFSILILGGVIVFAMRQRTRTEK
- a CDS encoding NEAT domain-containing protein, with amino-acid sequence MKHRLTIPLSLLIFFSVVFGSYTPNAHAAELSDGTYVVDYEMLQAENDSVSIANDYFEKPATLTIDKDGQYLQFTVNHAKWIKFIKSANGESFADVNMVSEDLENDKRVIAFKVDGDSTEPLLLQMHVVIEEMEPSYDHKYSVRLNLDVETMELTDAPAVVVNTPVAESKSVDTIEKKDESTSSTALIYVLLAIIAIIAIIFVRKFSSAKKVKK
- a CDS encoding FecCD family ABC transporter permease; translated protein: MLRKNKKALSFISVIILLILVSIQSALMGSIKVTPYELIHGLITGTNDQVAIIKDLRLPRILIALFAGAALSVAGVLLQAVMRNPLADPGIIGVSAGAGFMSIVVVAFFPTLYFFVPLFAFLGGALAFFLVYSLSWRSGLDPLRMILIGIAVNALFTGLSQGLGFSGSALTQSMSQVMTSTLTMKKWSDVDVLILYGTIGLVLSFVVYSWCNYLALDDKTAKNLGVNVNLARLVISLVAVLLASVATAVAGLFAFVGLLIPHIGRSLVGTDHKVLIPFSALAGALLILTADTLGRTIIAPNEIPASIIMAVIGGPFLIFLLRKSDRIYGH
- a CDS encoding NEAT domain-containing protein; the encoded protein is MKKQLMMLFSALLVLFTVLPASQFEAAEVTTPVKQEFELPLDILQVENDDKSATAQYVKSPAKIVVEDGKTYAYVTLLSSKWWQSLKVQTKQPGTFKETNFADAEVISEDKAADTRLVKFEVQDLSKELNAKIHIIVTGVPGLGEYDHSYDIRLKFDDSKTPVVPEVPEVPEVTPEKPETPEVPVTPAPEVIKDGAYTIDYKALHEEEDKDSSMTRYLETPAALSVKDGKNLVTMTLTNNEQITAFQVEQAGKFVDTTVVKTDVEANTRVVEFEVADLSTIINAKFTVFVAAANHTGNYSVRLAFDKATIKPVVIEEVPGEEVETPVEVVPVTFKDIDKTWAKPYIESLASKQIVKGKTATTFAPNDQITRAQFAILLSRALELPKQDYKGTFSDVTKNMDWIVYEAEAASRAGIISVTDGKFRPNEAITRQQMATMIIRAIEYKDASVLEGVKNDVAFADAKDITAYAKTSVDLAAGLGIIGGKEVKGKQLFEPKANATRAHGSKMVYYLLETLQK
- a CDS encoding class D sortase: MKKTMKWLGNVMIMTSIFLLVWLIAGNMTSKQQQSHLLDAFDSVKAEADFDRTITTDEQGPSGGEKQESSGIEGVLSIPVINLESPVLYGADPVSLSRALGAVADMDEPGELDGSYAIAGHQAHVFGAFFNRLHEVEVGTRFIYETVEESMEFEVFDVKVVKPNEVNVLDRKKGVALLSLITCYPANSNKYRLVVQAKRVDAVTP